A stretch of Dietzia lutea DNA encodes these proteins:
- a CDS encoding suppressor of fused domain protein, producing the protein MSDENTLPGPDAADLSGLEGILGGKDKVRVLRYPHETEPDEEGKTTEWHCDIVVVDNVPAVGFSTYATIGARELPTNVTTPEGRQIRSEFVTVGRTGHRAMADVLDACALAVATGSIHVAPGAVIPNAVGLVDPGRRCEHLVLTPPFLWPELQVVDETGGPDGTGPLLTRLQAVPITTAEMSALGRDGADALFEKLDTADADVTDPDRPSVV; encoded by the coding sequence ATGAGCGACGAGAACACTCTCCCCGGCCCGGACGCGGCCGATCTCTCCGGCCTCGAGGGCATCCTCGGGGGCAAGGACAAGGTCCGCGTCCTGCGCTACCCGCACGAGACCGAGCCGGACGAGGAGGGGAAGACCACCGAATGGCATTGCGACATCGTCGTCGTCGACAACGTCCCCGCCGTCGGCTTCTCCACCTACGCCACCATCGGCGCGCGGGAGCTGCCCACCAACGTCACCACGCCCGAGGGGCGCCAGATCCGCAGTGAGTTCGTCACGGTCGGCCGCACGGGGCACCGCGCGATGGCCGACGTCCTGGACGCGTGCGCGCTGGCGGTGGCGACCGGCTCAATCCACGTCGCGCCCGGCGCGGTGATCCCCAACGCGGTCGGTCTGGTCGATCCCGGGCGGCGCTGCGAGCACCTCGTCCTCACACCGCCGTTCCTGTGGCCGGAACTACAGGTCGTCGACGAGACCGGCGGCCCCGACGGCACCGGCCCCCTGCTCACGCGCCTGCAGGCCGTGCCCATCACCACCGCCGAGATGTCCGCGCTCGGGCGCGACGGTGCCGACGCCCTGTTCGAGAAGCTCGACACCGCCGACGCCGACGTCACCGACCCGGACCGTCCGAGCGTGGTGTGA
- the egtB gene encoding ergothioneine biosynthesis protein EgtB, with product MTVGSVCTAPRTGSTVERFMRVRGLTDLLASRLSPEDQIPQSMTAASPAAWHRAHTTWFFEEFVLARVPGYVAPEPVFRFLFNSYYEAVGPRQPRPERGLITRPSVAEISDFRARVDEAVVAALEAGDVDERGLELLELGCHHEQQHQELLLMDIKHLFSHNPIDPVYVDRSADPAAATPGETEWLAVVEGVAQIGAPDPTGGDAPGVHAHDGHAPSGGFSYDNERPRHRVWIPGGEVATRQVTVGEWKRFMADGGYSRPELWLSDGWATVQAEGWDAPGYWRREDGTGDARADAESAVYGEWTTFTLSGRRPVVDAEPVLHVSFYEADAYARWAGARLPTEFEWEVATTGWQIRDELDPDRCHPRTVADRTIGGVWEWTSSAYLPYPGFVTEEGAAGEYNGKFMSDQHVLRGGSALTPAGHTRHTYRNFFPAASRWAAAGLRLAR from the coding sequence ATGACAGTCGGATCCGTCTGCACCGCTCCGCGCACGGGGAGCACCGTCGAGAGATTCATGCGGGTCCGCGGGCTCACGGATCTGCTCGCGTCCCGGCTCAGTCCCGAGGACCAGATCCCCCAGTCCATGACCGCCGCCAGCCCCGCGGCGTGGCACCGCGCGCACACCACGTGGTTCTTCGAGGAGTTCGTCCTGGCCCGGGTGCCCGGGTACGTGGCGCCGGAGCCGGTGTTTCGCTTCCTGTTCAACTCCTATTACGAGGCGGTCGGGCCCCGGCAGCCGCGCCCCGAGCGCGGGCTCATCACGCGGCCGTCGGTCGCGGAGATCTCCGACTTCCGGGCGCGGGTCGACGAGGCCGTCGTCGCGGCCCTCGAGGCGGGCGACGTCGACGAGCGCGGCCTCGAGCTGCTCGAGCTGGGCTGCCATCACGAACAGCAGCACCAGGAACTGCTGCTCATGGACATCAAGCACCTCTTCTCCCACAACCCGATCGATCCCGTGTACGTCGACAGGTCCGCCGACCCGGCCGCCGCGACGCCGGGAGAGACGGAATGGCTCGCCGTCGTCGAGGGGGTCGCGCAGATCGGCGCGCCCGATCCCACGGGCGGCGACGCACCCGGCGTCCACGCGCACGACGGCCACGCACCGTCCGGGGGGTTCTCCTACGACAACGAACGGCCCCGCCACCGCGTGTGGATCCCGGGCGGCGAGGTCGCCACGCGCCAGGTCACCGTCGGCGAGTGGAAGCGGTTCATGGCCGACGGCGGCTACTCACGTCCCGAGTTATGGCTCTCGGACGGGTGGGCCACCGTGCAGGCCGAGGGCTGGGACGCGCCCGGGTACTGGCGGCGGGAGGACGGTACGGGCGACGCGCGCGCCGACGCCGAGAGCGCCGTCTACGGCGAGTGGACCACCTTCACGCTCAGCGGGCGGCGGCCGGTCGTCGACGCCGAGCCCGTCCTCCACGTCTCGTTCTACGAGGCCGACGCCTATGCGCGCTGGGCCGGGGCACGGCTGCCCACCGAGTTCGAGTGGGAGGTCGCCACCACCGGCTGGCAGATCCGCGACGAGCTCGACCCCGACCGGTGTCACCCGCGGACCGTCGCCGACCGCACGATCGGCGGTGTGTGGGAGTGGACCTCGAGCGCCTACCTGCCGTACCCCGGCTTCGTCACCGAGGAGGGCGCGGCCGGCGAGTACAACGGCAAGTTCATGTCCGACCAGCACGTCCTGCGCGGTGGCAGCGCCCTCACACCGGCCGGCCACACGCGGCACACGTACCGGAACTTCTTCCCCGCAGCGTCGCGGTGGGCGGCCGCCGGCCTGAGGCTCGCGCGGTGA
- the pta gene encoding phosphate acetyltransferase — MTIPAQSGNEPLSSSAVYVAAPEGDTGKSTVALGLLRILAGTVQRVGVFRPVTVAPRPVPGVSTGAAIDDEPARDRILEMLLQHTTVDLDYEDCIGVTNLRVHEDRDAALGEIVDRYQVVARQCDVVVILGTDYTGVPSPTEYDFNATLAVNLGAPVLLVLRGTDRSPAEIGTNARLTLDELRAEHAHPVGVVANRCDPDTLEAIQAELDTLDVPAWTLPTQALLTAPTMGELMEAVDGTLYSGDPALLDREAMAVMVGGMTGDRILERLVDGMVVIVPADRTDAVLAILAAHAAEGFPSLAGMIWNGGVTPNPALDKLVRGMRSTLPIVCTQHGTYDTARLAAETRGRVYSGSGRKVETALSLMEKHVDTEELLARLRVDTPDVMTPQMFEHQLLERARADKRHVVLPEGDDDRILHAAGRLLRRDVADLTILGDPEAIRRRADELGINLSGAQLLDPRTSEHADRFAEEYAELRKHKGMTLDVARDRILDISYFATMMVHTGLADGMVSGAAHTTAHTIRPALEIIRTRPDVETVSSVFLMCLADHVLAFGDCAVVPDPTAEQLADIALSSAETAARFGIDPRVALLSYSTGDSGTGADVDKVREATALVRSRIADAAASVGASAADPVAGLVVDGPLQFDAAVDPTVAGKKMPDSEVAGRATVLVFPDLNTGNNTYKAVQRTAGAVAIGPVLQGLRKPINDLSRGALVEDIVNTVAITAVQAQGAGVSQESDS; from the coding sequence CTGACCATCCCAGCCCAGAGCGGGAACGAGCCGCTTTCCTCGTCAGCCGTCTACGTGGCGGCCCCCGAGGGTGACACCGGGAAGTCGACCGTCGCGCTGGGCCTGCTGAGGATTCTCGCCGGGACCGTCCAACGGGTCGGCGTGTTCCGTCCCGTCACCGTCGCCCCGCGGCCGGTCCCCGGTGTGTCCACCGGCGCGGCTATCGACGACGAGCCGGCCCGGGACCGCATCCTGGAGATGCTGCTGCAGCACACGACCGTGGACCTCGACTACGAGGACTGCATCGGCGTGACGAACCTGCGCGTCCACGAGGACCGCGACGCCGCGCTCGGCGAAATCGTCGACCGGTACCAGGTGGTCGCCCGCCAGTGCGACGTCGTGGTGATCCTCGGGACCGACTACACCGGGGTCCCCAGTCCCACGGAGTACGACTTCAACGCCACGCTCGCCGTGAACCTGGGCGCCCCCGTGCTCCTGGTGCTCCGCGGTACCGACCGCTCCCCGGCAGAGATCGGCACCAACGCCCGGCTCACGCTCGACGAACTGCGGGCCGAGCACGCCCACCCCGTCGGGGTCGTCGCCAACCGCTGCGATCCCGACACACTGGAGGCGATCCAGGCGGAGCTCGACACGCTCGACGTGCCGGCCTGGACCCTGCCCACCCAGGCGCTGCTCACCGCCCCCACGATGGGCGAACTCATGGAGGCGGTCGACGGCACCCTGTACTCCGGCGACCCGGCGCTGCTCGACCGCGAGGCGATGGCCGTGATGGTCGGCGGCATGACCGGCGACCGGATCCTCGAGCGGCTCGTCGACGGCATGGTGGTCATCGTGCCCGCCGACCGCACCGACGCGGTGTTGGCGATCCTCGCCGCGCACGCCGCCGAGGGCTTCCCGTCGCTGGCCGGGATGATCTGGAACGGCGGGGTGACGCCGAACCCGGCGCTGGACAAGCTCGTCCGCGGGATGCGGTCCACCCTGCCGATCGTCTGCACCCAGCACGGCACCTACGACACCGCGCGGCTCGCCGCCGAGACCCGCGGTCGTGTCTACTCCGGCTCCGGACGCAAGGTCGAGACCGCGCTGAGCCTCATGGAGAAGCACGTCGACACCGAGGAACTGCTCGCCCGGCTGCGCGTCGACACGCCCGACGTGATGACGCCGCAGATGTTCGAGCACCAGCTTCTCGAACGCGCCCGCGCCGACAAGCGGCACGTCGTGTTGCCCGAGGGCGACGACGACCGCATCCTCCACGCCGCCGGCCGCCTGCTGCGACGTGACGTCGCGGACCTGACGATCCTCGGCGATCCCGAGGCGATCCGGCGCCGGGCCGACGAACTGGGCATCAACCTCAGCGGGGCGCAGCTGCTCGACCCGCGGACGAGTGAACACGCCGACAGGTTCGCCGAGGAGTACGCCGAGCTGCGCAAGCACAAGGGGATGACCCTGGACGTGGCCCGCGACCGCATCCTCGATATCTCCTACTTCGCCACGATGATGGTGCACACGGGCCTCGCCGACGGCATGGTCTCCGGCGCCGCCCACACCACCGCGCACACCATCCGCCCGGCCCTGGAGATCATCCGTACCCGCCCGGACGTCGAGACGGTCTCGAGCGTGTTCCTCATGTGCCTGGCCGACCACGTGCTCGCGTTCGGCGACTGCGCGGTGGTGCCCGATCCCACCGCGGAGCAGCTCGCCGACATCGCCCTGTCTTCCGCCGAGACCGCCGCGCGCTTCGGTATCGATCCGCGGGTGGCGCTGCTGTCGTACTCCACCGGTGACTCGGGCACGGGAGCGGACGTCGACAAGGTGCGCGAGGCCACCGCGCTCGTGCGGTCGCGCATCGCCGACGCCGCCGCGTCCGTCGGCGCGTCCGCCGCCGACCCGGTGGCCGGCCTCGTCGTGGACGGGCCCCTGCAGTTCGACGCCGCCGTCGACCCCACGGTCGCCGGAAAGAAGATGCCCGATTCCGAGGTCGCCGGACGTGCCACCGTGCTGGTGTTCCCCGACCTCAACACCGGCAACAACACGTACAAGGCCGTCCAGCGGACCGCGGGCGCCGTCGCGATCGGGCCGGTCCTGCAGGGCCTGCGGAAGCCGATCAACGACCTGTCGCGCGGCGCGCTGGTCGAGGACATCGTCAACACCGTCGCCATCACGGCCGTCCAGGCGCAGGGCGCCGGTGTCTCCCAGGAAAGCGATTCATGA
- a CDS encoding serine/threonine protein kinase — MSYRKWNDPPEDGEPTVGTQATVRTEAVDVTQAAAATGAAATIGAAGTGATEATGATEATGAMEATGAMAETGGSASTGGMAETGAVDVTGAVSMTGFLSDTDPDGGTTPGRTDRTEHDPESRTESVPGARPSGRTDAVTGDRATSAPFRMRHPDKPEDRPSQASEGLVDLPYIIPVDPTSAMLAPEDIEAECEASNGKLPRPELRPGDIVADQYEVRGALAHGGMGWIYLAVDHNVSDRWVVLKGLLHADQAEAQEVAVAEREILAELSHPSIVRIYNFIHDDWATSPAHGGYIVMEYVGGPSLRDVRRAAPGRVLPVEKAIAYVLEVLQALSYLHSVGLVYNDLKPENIMLTEDHVKLIDMGAVSGVGDYGHIYGTPGFQAPEIPETGPTIVSDLYTVGRTLASLIVRLPVVDGRYADGIPSPMEEPVFSRYDSLYRFLLRSTHENPDMRFRSATGMANQLMGVLREVLALRTGVPHPAFSSVFSPQRSTFGTLFTVEPTDFLVDGRARDTTLTGAELVDALPVPLMESSDPASRILAATSYTSVEQRIDTLKELYSDTDSEAHESIGVIMSLARAYLESGDLAAAEALLEENAHRRRAEWRLVWYDGVVALLKGDPVGAYPKFQQVLSAMPGENGPKLALAATAELILDVCPERDRARWARSSEHFYRTVWSVDRSVISSAFGLARQLQRRGEVAAAIEELDRVPPNSRYSSLANLTAILLLCQGRPLEETEESHLREAARRVTNLSAGEHRAFQIRLTVLTTALAWIQRPGNEPSPSPLMRGVPFTEFGLRSGAETVLRTLARSTETRAQRFRLVDQANSIRPRTLF, encoded by the coding sequence ATGAGCTACCGGAAGTGGAACGACCCGCCGGAGGACGGAGAACCCACCGTCGGCACCCAGGCCACCGTGCGGACCGAGGCCGTCGACGTCACTCAGGCCGCGGCAGCCACGGGCGCCGCGGCGACGATCGGCGCGGCGGGCACCGGGGCGACCGAGGCGACGGGTGCGACCGAGGCCACAGGCGCGATGGAGGCCACCGGCGCGATGGCGGAGACGGGTGGCTCCGCGTCGACCGGCGGGATGGCCGAGACCGGCGCCGTCGACGTCACCGGTGCGGTGTCCATGACCGGCTTCCTGTCCGACACCGACCCCGACGGCGGCACGACGCCCGGCCGCACCGACCGGACGGAGCACGATCCCGAGTCCCGCACCGAGTCCGTGCCCGGCGCGCGTCCGTCCGGCCGGACCGACGCGGTCACCGGTGACCGCGCCACCTCGGCGCCGTTCCGCATGCGGCACCCCGACAAGCCCGAGGACCGGCCGAGCCAGGCCTCCGAGGGTCTCGTCGATCTGCCGTACATCATCCCCGTCGACCCCACCTCCGCGATGCTCGCGCCGGAGGATATCGAGGCCGAGTGCGAGGCCTCGAACGGCAAACTCCCCAGGCCCGAGCTCCGACCCGGCGACATCGTCGCCGACCAGTACGAGGTCCGCGGCGCGCTCGCCCACGGCGGGATGGGCTGGATCTACCTCGCCGTCGACCACAACGTCTCCGACCGCTGGGTCGTGCTCAAGGGCCTGCTCCACGCCGACCAGGCCGAGGCCCAGGAGGTCGCGGTCGCCGAGCGGGAGATCCTCGCCGAACTGTCGCACCCGTCGATCGTGCGTATCTACAACTTCATCCACGACGACTGGGCCACCTCACCCGCCCACGGCGGGTACATCGTCATGGAGTACGTCGGCGGCCCCAGCCTCCGCGACGTCCGGCGCGCCGCCCCCGGACGGGTCCTGCCGGTGGAGAAGGCCATCGCCTACGTCCTCGAGGTCCTCCAGGCGCTGTCCTACCTGCACTCCGTGGGACTGGTCTACAACGACCTCAAGCCCGAGAACATCATGCTCACCGAGGACCACGTCAAGCTGATCGACATGGGCGCCGTGTCGGGCGTCGGCGACTACGGGCACATCTACGGCACCCCCGGCTTCCAGGCCCCCGAGATCCCCGAGACCGGACCGACCATCGTCTCCGACCTGTACACCGTCGGCCGGACGCTGGCCTCGCTCATCGTCCGACTGCCCGTCGTCGACGGTCGCTACGCCGACGGGATCCCCTCCCCCATGGAGGAGCCGGTCTTCAGCCGGTACGACTCCCTGTACCGGTTCCTGCTGCGTTCCACGCACGAGAACCCCGACATGCGGTTCCGCAGCGCCACCGGCATGGCCAACCAGCTCATGGGCGTCCTGCGGGAGGTGCTGGCACTGCGGACCGGGGTGCCGCACCCCGCGTTCTCGTCCGTGTTCTCCCCCCAGCGGTCGACGTTCGGCACCCTGTTCACCGTCGAGCCGACGGACTTCCTCGTCGACGGCCGCGCCCGCGACACCACGCTCACCGGCGCCGAGCTCGTCGACGCGCTCCCGGTGCCCCTCATGGAGTCGTCCGACCCGGCCAGCCGCATCCTCGCCGCGACCTCGTACACCTCGGTCGAGCAGCGGATCGACACGCTCAAGGAGCTCTACTCCGACACCGACTCCGAGGCGCACGAGAGCATCGGCGTCATCATGTCGCTCGCTCGCGCCTACCTCGAGAGCGGGGACCTCGCGGCCGCCGAGGCGCTCCTGGAGGAGAACGCCCACCGACGGCGCGCCGAGTGGCGGCTCGTCTGGTACGACGGCGTCGTCGCGCTCCTCAAGGGCGACCCGGTGGGCGCCTACCCGAAGTTCCAGCAGGTGCTTTCCGCCATGCCCGGCGAGAACGGACCCAAGCTGGCCCTCGCCGCCACCGCCGAACTCATCCTCGACGTCTGTCCCGAACGGGACCGCGCCCGCTGGGCCCGCTCGAGCGAGCACTTCTACCGCACCGTGTGGTCGGTCGACCGCTCCGTCATCAGCTCGGCGTTCGGTCTGGCCCGCCAGCTCCAGCGTCGCGGCGAGGTCGCGGCCGCCATCGAGGAACTCGACCGCGTCCCACCCAACTCGCGCTACTCCTCGCTCGCCAACCTCACCGCGATCCTCCTCCTGTGCCAGGGCCGCCCCCTGGAGGAGACCGAGGAGTCCCACCTGCGCGAAGCCGCACGTCGGGTGACCAACCTGTCCGCCGGCGAACACCGGGCCTTCCAGATCCGGCTCACCGTCCTCACCACCGCGCTGGCGTGGATCCAGCGGCCCGGCAACGAGCCCTCGCCGTCCCCGCTGATGCGGGGCGTGCCGTTCACCGAATTCGGCCTGCGCTCCGGCGCCGAGACCGTCCTGCGGACGCTCGCCCGGTCCACCGAGACGCGGGCCCAGCGGTTCCGACTGGTCGACCAGGCCAACAGCATCCGCCCGCGCACGTTGTTCTAG
- a CDS encoding methylated-DNA--[protein]-cysteine S-methyltransferase: MSVRAARTPGVAARLLETSAGLMIVEATAVGVSRLQQVDESELHAADAWFDVKHGGGGGEDDDEDLDRGPGGASGLLDRLSGQVRAYLAGELRDFDVPLDWAAAGVHDEFSREAYREIQRIPYGETSTYGQISVDAGRPRNARRVGRLCSIVPVPFVIPVHRVIRADGGMGNCPEYRLRLLEHERRNLAAARGGSHSPVPFV; the protein is encoded by the coding sequence GTGAGCGTGCGCGCGGCCCGGACGCCCGGCGTCGCCGCGCGGCTGCTCGAGACCTCGGCCGGCCTCATGATCGTCGAGGCCACGGCCGTGGGAGTGTCACGTCTGCAGCAGGTCGACGAGAGCGAACTCCACGCCGCCGACGCGTGGTTCGACGTGAAACACGGTGGCGGCGGGGGAGAGGACGACGACGAGGACCTCGACCGCGGGCCCGGCGGCGCGAGTGGGCTCCTGGACCGCCTCTCGGGGCAGGTGAGGGCCTACCTGGCCGGGGAGCTACGCGACTTCGACGTCCCGCTCGACTGGGCCGCTGCTGGCGTCCACGACGAGTTCTCGCGGGAGGCCTACCGCGAGATCCAGCGCATCCCGTATGGCGAGACCTCCACCTACGGGCAGATCAGCGTGGACGCCGGCCGGCCGCGCAACGCCCGGCGGGTGGGTCGGCTGTGCAGCATCGTGCCGGTGCCGTTCGTCATCCCCGTGCATCGCGTGATCCGCGCCGACGGCGGTATGGGCAACTGCCCGGAGTACCGACTGCGGCTGCTGGAGCACGAGCGCCGCAACCTCGCCGCCGCACGCGGCGGGTCGCACAGTCCGGTCCCGTTCGTCTAG
- a CDS encoding acetate/propionate family kinase gives MTRVLVINSGSSSLKLQILDTAVEVELAWALVERIGEPVGSLTVRRSELTGSPAAERTAEAGFPDHTAALARVLELAEELRVHPADLGVEAIGHRVVHGGPAFHEPVEVTAEVEADIEKLELLAPLHNPANLRGIRVARELLPGLPHVAVFDTGFFHTMPAAAHTYAIDRETAREWDLRRYGFHGTSHEFVSHRVADVLGRPYDEINQIVLHLGNGASASAIAGGRPMDTSMGLTPLEGLVMGTRPGDLDPGLIIHLIRDRGMSPEDVSTLLNRRSGLEGLSGARDFRELLTRVDDNDEDARLAYEVVIHRLRRYIGGYWAVLGRVDAITFTAGVGENVARLRADALSTMSGWGVEIDRDANENGTGERVISTPDSRVAVLVVPTDEELAIARACDTVLGLGT, from the coding sequence ATGACCCGCGTACTCGTCATCAACTCCGGCTCGTCCTCACTCAAGTTGCAGATCCTCGACACCGCCGTGGAGGTCGAGCTGGCCTGGGCACTGGTCGAGCGGATCGGGGAGCCCGTGGGCAGCTTGACCGTGCGCCGCAGTGAGCTCACCGGATCGCCCGCCGCCGAGCGGACCGCGGAGGCCGGGTTTCCCGACCACACCGCCGCGCTGGCCCGGGTACTGGAGCTGGCCGAGGAACTTCGCGTGCACCCCGCCGACCTGGGCGTCGAGGCGATCGGCCACCGGGTCGTCCACGGTGGGCCGGCCTTCCACGAGCCGGTCGAGGTGACCGCCGAGGTGGAAGCCGACATCGAGAAGCTCGAACTGCTCGCCCCGCTGCACAATCCGGCAAACCTGCGCGGGATCAGGGTGGCCCGCGAGCTGCTGCCCGGCCTGCCGCACGTCGCGGTGTTCGATACGGGCTTCTTCCACACGATGCCCGCCGCCGCCCACACGTACGCGATCGACCGCGAGACGGCGCGCGAGTGGGACCTGCGTCGGTACGGCTTCCACGGCACCAGCCACGAGTTCGTCTCCCACCGTGTCGCTGACGTCCTCGGGCGGCCCTACGACGAGATCAACCAGATCGTCCTGCACCTCGGCAACGGGGCGTCGGCCTCGGCGATCGCGGGTGGTCGCCCGATGGACACCTCCATGGGCCTGACCCCGCTCGAGGGGCTCGTCATGGGAACACGCCCCGGGGACCTCGACCCCGGGCTGATCATCCACCTCATCCGCGACCGCGGGATGTCGCCGGAGGACGTCTCCACCCTGCTCAACCGCCGGTCCGGACTGGAGGGGCTGTCGGGCGCGCGTGATTTCCGCGAGCTGCTGACCCGGGTCGACGACAACGACGAGGACGCGCGGCTCGCCTACGAAGTGGTGATCCATCGCCTGCGCCGCTACATCGGCGGCTACTGGGCGGTCCTCGGCCGCGTGGATGCGATCACGTTCACCGCCGGGGTCGGGGAGAACGTCGCCCGCCTGCGGGCCGACGCGCTGTCCACGATGAGCGGCTGGGGGGTCGAGATCGACCGGGACGCCAACGAGAACGGCACGGGCGAGCGGGTCATCTCGACGCCGGACAGCCGGGTCGCGGTGCTGGTCGTGCCGACGGACGAGGAGCTGGCGATCGCGCGGGCGTGCGACACCGTGCTGGGCCTGGGGACGTAG
- a CDS encoding HNH endonuclease signature motif containing protein: MEQGLSDAEGDGGDPAAAPALADVLVFLEASVESLCAVEWSAVDADALADAVGRVEVLARRLEASGCRATAELAALHGRKGRTPGGVAAMLAERLGLAKGTVHGRIDAGGRQATPAGRAAASGEITGEHERIIAKAVSALPGTLGGSAKTRFAEELTRFARSAAPADLRAEAARRVAELCPARGRDREEHQERQRSARLGAVRADGTSTLTMTLTPRGRALVERALCDFGGPGGAVPCEPGSDDRTPEQRAHDALVHQWALGSTVDPARPRGIATIVVRLTPEQLEDPHALVRTDSGTQLSVRQAVSMAGAMPWFVSMLRDGREELQRIDVDAHPERRIASAIQRLVLYAAHGGCTFPGCTAPARRSQFHHVREWSRGGPTTVANGALGCPVHHGFVGDGPAGWTTIVNPASPGLCTWLPPGVDRLTDA, translated from the coding sequence GTGGAACAGGGATTATCGGACGCGGAGGGTGACGGCGGCGACCCCGCTGCCGCGCCCGCGTTGGCCGATGTTCTCGTGTTCCTCGAGGCGTCCGTCGAATCGCTGTGCGCGGTGGAGTGGTCCGCCGTCGATGCCGACGCACTCGCGGACGCGGTGGGCCGCGTCGAAGTCCTGGCGCGCCGGCTCGAGGCCAGTGGCTGCCGAGCGACCGCCGAGCTGGCGGCGTTGCACGGCCGGAAGGGTCGGACGCCCGGAGGTGTTGCCGCCATGCTCGCCGAGAGGCTGGGCCTGGCCAAGGGCACGGTCCACGGCCGGATCGACGCGGGCGGTCGCCAGGCCACCCCGGCCGGCCGCGCGGCCGCGAGCGGAGAGATCACCGGCGAGCACGAGCGGATCATCGCCAAGGCCGTCTCGGCACTACCCGGGACGTTGGGCGGCTCGGCCAAGACCCGGTTCGCCGAGGAACTCACACGGTTCGCCCGGTCGGCCGCGCCCGCCGACCTGCGCGCGGAGGCCGCGCGACGGGTCGCGGAGCTGTGCCCCGCCCGCGGCCGGGACCGCGAGGAACATCAGGAACGGCAACGCTCCGCCCGGCTCGGTGCCGTGCGCGCCGACGGGACGAGCACACTGACCATGACGCTCACTCCTCGCGGCCGCGCGCTGGTGGAGCGGGCGCTGTGCGACTTCGGTGGCCCGGGCGGGGCCGTGCCGTGCGAACCCGGATCAGACGATCGCACCCCGGAGCAGCGCGCCCACGACGCCCTGGTCCACCAGTGGGCGCTCGGCTCGACCGTCGACCCGGCACGGCCCAGGGGGATCGCGACCATCGTGGTCCGGCTGACCCCCGAGCAGCTCGAGGACCCCCACGCGCTCGTCCGCACCGACTCCGGCACCCAGCTCAGCGTCAGGCAGGCTGTCTCGATGGCCGGAGCCATGCCGTGGTTCGTCTCGATGCTCCGCGACGGGCGCGAGGAGCTGCAGAGGATCGACGTGGACGCCCACCCCGAACGGCGCATCGCCTCGGCGATCCAGCGGCTGGTCCTCTACGCCGCGCACGGAGGGTGCACCTTCCCCGGATGCACCGCACCGGCCCGACGAAGTCAGTTCCACCACGTCCGGGAATGGTCGAGGGGCGGACCCACGACCGTCGCTAACGGCGCACTCGGCTGTCCCGTCCACCACGGGTTCGTCGGTGACGGGCCGGCGGGCTGGACGACCATCGTGAATCCAGCCTCGCCCGGGCTGTGCACATGGTTGCCACCCGGCGTCGACAGGCTCACCGACGCCTGA
- the egtD gene encoding L-histidine N(alpha)-methyltransferase has product MTALESDLREGFFSDPPTVPPRWFYDEKGSLLFDRITRLAEYYPTRAEAEILRSRAVDIVGDASTVVELGAGTCEKTRVLLDVFAAPPGGGGARADAAPLFVPVDISTEMLFDSARALTAEYPGLTVEPVVADLTALDGPLPGESGGRLVLFLGGTVGNFSEDQRADFLAMLRGVMDSGDRLVLGFDLVKDPARLVAAYDDADGVTAEFNLNMLDVIARTVECTGLDRVDFRHEAVWNADESRIEMWLRAVRDVRIDFPTLGCSRTLDAGAGIRTEIARKFEPDALMDELAEHGFLRGPVWTDDAGDFGLALVVVD; this is encoded by the coding sequence ATCACCGCCCTCGAATCGGACCTGCGCGAGGGGTTCTTCTCGGACCCGCCGACGGTGCCACCGCGGTGGTTCTACGACGAGAAGGGCAGCCTGCTGTTCGACCGGATCACCCGGCTGGCCGAGTACTACCCCACCCGTGCGGAGGCCGAGATCCTGCGGTCGCGGGCCGTGGACATCGTCGGCGACGCGAGCACGGTGGTCGAGCTCGGAGCCGGCACCTGCGAGAAGACGCGGGTGCTGCTCGACGTCTTCGCCGCTCCGCCGGGCGGCGGCGGGGCACGCGCGGATGCCGCGCCGCTCTTCGTGCCCGTCGACATCTCCACCGAGATGCTCTTCGACTCCGCCCGCGCCCTCACCGCCGAGTACCCGGGCCTGACGGTCGAGCCGGTCGTCGCCGACCTCACCGCCCTCGACGGACCCCTGCCCGGCGAGTCGGGCGGCAGGCTCGTGCTGTTCCTCGGTGGGACGGTCGGCAACTTCAGCGAGGACCAGCGCGCGGACTTCCTCGCCATGCTGCGTGGCGTCATGGATTCCGGCGACCGCCTGGTGCTGGGCTTCGACCTGGTCAAGGACCCGGCGCGCCTGGTCGCGGCCTATGACGACGCCGACGGTGTCACCGCGGAGTTCAACCTCAACATGCTCGACGTCATCGCCCGCACCGTCGAGTGCACCGGCCTGGACCGCGTCGACTTCCGCCACGAGGCCGTGTGGAACGCCGACGAGAGCAGGATCGAGATGTGGCTGCGGGCCGTCCGCGACGTGCGCATCGATTTCCCGACGCTCGGGTGTTCCCGGACCCTCGACGCCGGGGCGGGTATCCGCACCGAGATCGCGCGGAAGTTCGAGCCGGACGCCCTCATGGACGAACTCGCAGAGCACGGCTTCCTCCGCGGGCCCGTGTGGACCGACGACGCGGGTGACTTCGGGCTGGCCCTCGTCGTCGTCGACTGA